Part of the Methanofastidiosum sp. genome is shown below.
AATAAAGATAAAATATCTATTGTTCAAAAAATTGGAGAATTAATAAAAATAAGCCCTTCAACCGAAGCAAAATTAAAGGAAATTGTCTCAAACTTTGCAATAGGAATCGGCTCAAATGTAACAGTTGAAGCAATTAAGTATTTATTAGGGTAGCAAATTAAAGAAAATTAATACATCTTAAACAACAACCTAATGCTAGGTTTCAGAAAAGAGTTGGGTTAGGGGTTATTTTTACATAACCCCCGAGGACATCGTCCCATTTGCATATTAATTCTAAATTAACTACTATATAAACTTTTAGTTTTTTAAGGTTCGCAATGATATAAAAAGAAGTTAAGGGTTTTGAACGGCAGGCAATGATTAGGTTTTAAAAGAATTGCTTGCCATAGGTTGTAATTTATTAAAAAAAATAGTTTAACAATAGAGATTAATTAAAAAATATCTCTGAATATACCCATAAATTTATAATAATGAAAAAATAAATATGTACAGGCCAAAAGCCCCCCGAGGGCATCAGCCCATTTGCATAGCAGTCCTCGGGGTAAGAAAAGGAGCGAGGAATATGAATAGATTAATTACCTCGGGCATACTGCTAGTTCTAGCAGTCAAATGTATTCCGGCATCGATGGATGCTCTTGGTACCATTTTAGTGGCAATTGTATCTGGAAATTTAGATTCAGTGACTTTTGCCATTATACCAGAAGCTTTTCCCGCAATATTGTGGGCGCTAGTGACGCTTGGGATACTATTTAGAAGATAGTTATTTATTTTTTCTTTTTTTATTTAGAATCAAAGTCTTGTGCTATTGATAGCGCATACTTCTTGTAGTTTGTTTTCTGGACCTCATCGACTGCGTGGACGTATATCTGGGTTGACTGGTAGAGGAATATGTGGGCCCATCAAGTTGAACAGAAAGACAGAATAATTTTATTTACAAAAAAACTCTATAGACAAATAAATTCATAGAAAAGATTCTAAGATTCATTGAAGAATCAATATTTTAATTTATGGATTACTCATTAAAAAACTGAGTTATATTTCAACTATAGATCATCTACTGATTAGTCAGCCATCCAGCATCTTTTAACGTATGTGTCCGTATTAATTTTTCTTAACTATCTTCTCAATATATTCCAAAGTCACTTTTCGCACTTCATCTTTTAATATTGGAACAAATCTAATCGTGCCTGCACCAGGATGCCCGCCACCTTGAACTTCCTCTAAGTAAACATCTTTCAACTGTTTTATTATGTCATTAAGGTCAAATCCAAGCGCTTTTGCCTTGTTTGTAGCACGAATCACAAGATAGTCCTCAGCCATACCCAAACTAATGATAGCCCTATCATCTTCATTAATTTCGTTGTCCCAGATGTATTTATTGTGGATAAATCCTAAAGTTCTACCAGGTGATGGAAATTCGCCTCTAAAAATTAATTTATCAAGCTCTATTGAGATAAGATCAAAATCTTCAGCTAAGTTCTTTATATCAAGATATTTCTTAATCAAATTCCACTGGGATATCCTCTTTTTGTCTATTTCTTCAGAAACGTAATCAATTATTAAATTGCCCCTATCTCTATCCCCTATCATCATAATATCTTCGATATAATTTTTTATACCAAATCGACCTACGTAATAGGATTCATGATCAAGTGCTAATTTGATCCTCTCAAGTTCCTCTCTTTTGAAAGGAGAAATTTCAAGGTATTGATTCATTTCAATTCCCTTTGATTTGTCGCCAACACCAGCAAGAGCCGGTATATGTATCCCATAGCCATCTATCTCAGAATCAATCATCCTTGAAAGCTCATAGGCCAACATCCCTGTGCATAAATTTGAATCCCCGGAGTAAATGTGGGGATTTATGTGAAATGAAACATATTTATCAATTATGTATTCGCCATTATCATTTTTAGTTGGAGGATGGTGGTCTACTACTCCAATCTCGAAATCATATACTTTGGCCCTAAGAATACCTTGTAAATCACTATCAGTGCTACCATTATCTGCAATAATCAATAGTGGCTTTTTCTTAGAGAAAGAAAAGTAGAGGTCAATATCTTTTAATGAATCTTCAAGATCATAATATGGCGCTGTACATGGCTTTCTGAATATCTTGCAATCCTTCTTTTTCTCCTTGTCCGCATAGGAGCTGATTGCTTTTTCTAGCGAAACACCGGCCGTTATCCCATCACAATCATTATGGTGCCTTATGATAATCATCCTTTCCTGTAATACGGCTTTTTTAATCGAATTCAAAGCCAGTAAAAATTGGCCTTCCATTTTTCTATATACGTCAGAGCTAACAAGAAAATCTGGGGCGTCTCTTTTAATCTTGTCTAAAAACATATTCTCAATGTTCTTCATTACTACCTTCAATTCAGTTTCATTTAACCTTTCAAATTTACTTATTTGCAACTCAACATTTTCTCTCCTAATTGAAAGTACCCCATAGAACCTGACAAAATCCCCAATCTTTAAGGAATAGAAATCTTCAACTGGATTAAAAATAACTGCCCTAATCTCGCTGCCATCGTATATTCTAAAAACAAGAGGCCCGCTTGTCTGATAGATGTCCGTGATCTTCCCCTCAACAGAAACTGATTGCCCCTCCATGTCAAATAATATATCGCTAATCTTCACTTGTACGTTATTAAAATTCATAATTGAAAAAGCTGATTAAAGTTTATAAATGAAACTATATTAAGCTATAATTAATGGAGTTATGCGAATTCACTGAAGGCAAGGCCAAAATAGAGGTCCCAAAATTTGAAAAGGTCACTGCGAAGACTCCAGTTTTTTACAACCCTAAAATGGCATTTTCAAGAGATATCTCTGTCTCAGTTATGAATACAATCAAGCTAAAAGAATCGGGCAAAGTAATTGACGGCCTTTCAGGTTCTGGTATAAGGGGTATCCGGTATATCCTAGAATCAAATTCAGATGTTTATTTCAATGACCATAATCCTGCAGCGACAAGACTTATTGAAAAAAATCTTAAGTTAAATTCACTAGAAGCGCTAATAACAAAATCAGATTTTAACCACGTATACGGGAAGTTTGAAGTTGTCGATATTGACCCTTTTGGCTCTCCTGTAAGATTTCTAGATGGGGCATTTAGGATACTAAAAAATGATTCCTACCTATTCCTAACTGCAACAGATACTTCTGCATTGACAGGTGCCCATGTATCTTCATGCAAAAGAAAGTACGATTCAAAACCATTGAAATGCAGTTTTACTCATGAGCTTGCAGTAAGGATACTTATTGGAAAAGTCGCTAGGAATGCAGCAAAATACAATCTAGCGGTAAGGCCATTATTATCCTATACTAAAGAACATTTTATCAGAGCTTATTTTGAAGTTAAATATGGAAAGGAGCGAACAAACAAAACGTTGGATAATCTTGGATTTGCAATAAACTGCAAATGTGGGTTCAGAGAGGTTACGGATTCTTATATTCCAGTTTGCCCAAGCTGTGGTGAAAAAATATCTTTTTCACACCCAATATGGACATCAAGTATAAAGGATACGAAGTTTGTTAGTGATTGCGTTAAGGAATATGAATCAAAAGAATTCCTAAGTAATAAACCGCTAGAACTATTGAAAGTAGTTGATGGCGAAATTGATGTGCCTCTATTTTATGACATTCACGAGCTTTCCCATATTTATAAGGTCAAAATCCCAAAGACAGAAGAAATGATTAAAAAGTTAAAAGAGTTGGGATTTGATGCGTCGGCCACCCATTTCTCCCCAGTGTCTGTTAAAACAAATGCCGATATTAAGGATGTGTTGAGGTGCATAAATGGATAAAATAACTTTTGGCAAAATTCTTATTATTATTTCAATAATTGGGTTGGTATTCTCTATCTCGATATCTTCTTTTACGTTAATTAGATTAAATAATGTCTATGAAACGACATCACCTCTTTTTGATAAAGTAGATTTGATAAAAGGCCATATAGAAAATTTTGATTCCAATCTAGAGGAATTTAATATTTATCTCAAAGATATTGACACGAAAGAATACATGCAAAAACTATCAAACATAAAATCCTTTGTCGGCACTCTGAATTCACTAGGGCTTGGAGGATTAGTTTCCGGGATAGATGAAGACATAGATAGATTTGGGGCAATAATAAACAATATTGAAGAACTAAAATTAAATCTAGAATCTGCCAGGGATGATTTTTCAGAAATAAAGTCCTCTCTTGCAGGGTATGAAGATGTAAAGCAAAGCATAATCGGGTTTGTAAGAACTCTTAGATTGTATGTTCTTGGGATGATGATTTACACTATCATTTTAAATGGAATAATGCTTTATGCGGGGTACTATCTATTAAAATCAAAAGAATAATTTATAAAAATCTTTCAAATCTATCTTTCTTGACTTTGCATATTGGACAAACTTCAGGCGGCTCATCTCTAGCGCATAAGTAACCGCATACTTTACATCGCCAGACGGGATATTTCAAAGTGCTTATAGTTTCAACTTTGCCCTCTGTCATTTTTTTTCTTTCTTCTTCCGGAGGTCTTCTTTCAGGAATAGAACCTAGTTCTTTCTTTCCATTCAAAATATCTTGTGAAACATACAGTGCGCAGTAACAAGTTCCATGCTCATCAAGATCTGGATCTCTGTAATCGCAGGGACATATTATATCAAGATCCTCTTGCTTTACGCCACTAGAAATTCTGCAAGGGCAAGCTTGGTAGCCATATCTGTCCTCGTTTACTATGAGCCCCCTTACAAGTTTTTTTGTAAAGTCTATATCTGAATTTAAGTGATAGCCACCTGCTTCTGCATCCTTTTTTAATTTGTCATATAATTTGTTAATTCTCTCTTCAGGCATCTCTTCGTACATTAAGATAAAGCCTCCTTTATCTCGGCCTCTTTGAATCCAACTATAACCTTATCATTGTTAATTACAAGTGTTGGGAATGAGCAATTTTTGTTGTATTTTTTTACTTCGTCTATGGCGTATTGCTTTGTATCTCCTTGTAATAAATCGACAAAAACAAAATTGAAGTCAACTCCTAATTCCTTTAAAAGATCTTTTGTTTTCCCACACCAAACGCAAGTACTGAGTGCATATAGTTTTACATCTCCCTTCTTTTCCCCATTGACATGTTCGAAAGTTAATTCCATTTTAAAACCTCTTTAATATTTAATAATAATACACTTGAATATTTAAACTATACCTTTATTTTTTATTAATCTGGAATAGATTAATTTTCGACGTATGGCCCTAAAAACATTTTAAGATTTTTAAGTGATTTAATTTTATCTTCATTTCCAATCTTAGCTTCTTTTATAGTGTTAGATAGAACTTCTGCTGCATCTTCCATTCCTTTTCTGTTAACGGGTCTTGGCACACCATCTTTACCTCCAAATGCAAAAGAATATTTGACTGGATCCTTCCAAGAAAGAGGAGTTCCATAAATAAGCTCTGAAACTAGTGCTAATCCCTTTACTGTAGATCGCCCCATGCCCTTGAAAGCAAGTATGTCCTCAAAGTTCTTTAAATCAGATTCATAAATGTCTCTCAAAATATCCCAGTTCACTCTTTTAGGGAGGATAGACACTTCTATTTTGGGGCCTATAGGACTTACCGAGTTACCCTCCATGTAAGACATTAAAGAAGTCTGATTTTTATCGATTAATGATTCAATTAATCTTCGAACTCTTTCAGGACCTTCATTAATTATATCCGGAATTAATTCTCTTGTTTCGGTGCTAGTTTTAGAAGTAAGGTCCAGTGTTTTTGTCTTTACTATGTCTGAGACGATACCAGAATGGGGCTCATCAATATAGTTGTCAATTTCGTTTGACCAGTGATATCTCCTTGCATATCCTCCCTCTACATTCAGCCCTTGTTGTACAACACTCCACTTCCCCTTATCAGAAAAAATAGTGACATGATGGTATAGATCAAATCCATCTTGAATTGCTGCGCTGTCCACTTTTGCTGTGATTTTACTTGTATACTGTAGTTCCTCTATTTTTTT
Proteins encoded:
- a CDS encoding tRNA (guanine(10)-N(2))-dimethyltransferase; translation: MELCEFTEGKAKIEVPKFEKVTAKTPVFYNPKMAFSRDISVSVMNTIKLKESGKVIDGLSGSGIRGIRYILESNSDVYFNDHNPAATRLIEKNLKLNSLEALITKSDFNHVYGKFEVVDIDPFGSPVRFLDGAFRILKNDSYLFLTATDTSALTGAHVSSCKRKYDSKPLKCSFTHELAVRILIGKVARNAAKYNLAVRPLLSYTKEHFIRAYFEVKYGKERTNKTLDNLGFAINCKCGFREVTDSYIPVCPSCGEKISFSHPIWTSSIKDTKFVSDCVKEYESKEFLSNKPLELLKVVDGEIDVPLFYDIHELSHIYKVKIPKTEEMIKKLKELGFDASATHFSPVSVKTNADIKDVLRCING
- a CDS encoding ferredoxin:glutaredoxin reductase — protein: MPEERINKLYDKLKKDAEAGGYHLNSDIDFTKKLVRGLIVNEDRYGYQACPCRISSGVKQEDLDIICPCDYRDPDLDEHGTCYCALYVSQDILNGKKELGSIPERRPPEEERKKMTEGKVETISTLKYPVWRCKVCGYLCARDEPPEVCPICKVKKDRFERFL
- a CDS encoding DUF763 domain-containing protein, translating into MKHSGSMDLPLHGGKAPYWLLNRMKKLSKPIFEILIYEHGTEGVLKRLSDPFFFQALSCMLAFDWHSSGTTTVLTGVLKSAIDPKEYGIGFAGGKGKHSKNTFSDIESIGTQFGLSSKKIEELQYTSKITAKVDSAAIQDGFDLYHHVTIFSDKGKWSVVQQGLNVEGGYARRYHWSNEIDNYIDEPHSGIVSDIVKTKTLDLTSKTSTETRELIPDIINEGPERVRRLIESLIDKNQTSLMSYMEGNSVSPIGPKIEVSILPKRVNWDILRDIYESDLKNFEDILAFKGMGRSTVKGLALVSELIYGTPLSWKDPVKYSFAFGGKDGVPRPVNRKGMEDAAEVLSNTIKEAKIGNEDKIKSLKNLKMFLGPYVEN
- a CDS encoding glutaredoxin family protein, translating into MELTFEHVNGEKKGDVKLYALSTCVWCGKTKDLLKELGVDFNFVFVDLLQGDTKQYAIDEVKKYNKNCSFPTLVINNDKVIVGFKEAEIKEALS